Proteins encoded by one window of Carassius carassius chromosome 30, fCarCar2.1, whole genome shotgun sequence:
- the LOC132110851 gene encoding centrosome-associated protein ALMS1-like isoform X3 gives MDTVAIDEEYKDEKDNFVPLHMEADYSTDDVHLHSSTLQEPKFPLEPHHLPSQPIRKSYRGNKKEQDRTPHNVSIEISSSLDQLWRRFSEKWSMEKTRPTNEGETSLLDRLERLSCLIHNTTPKDQTIQQADRRKGEYYRMSSREDWTTEEGEQLEVAPQKAWSEHEESQERAHHCPAERDESASVETSSSLSTIDTERLLPAFGPHRVSSKGQKSSDSLLRLYNTINMQKTGPRTTSTKHAAISVATNDVSTDDSTVSADSLSSSSTFSHHSQRGISLRNLNSKRSKVKLFSKGVQAGDLEIVINGTRRHTRDVGTIFPSPGAFKNVPLTNTFGRGFQSGFPIPTASTSTPTQTQSALKKDTSNKSIKTRYPNGVSWFVSADELRCDGRKENQLQSESAPCPSQAWFEPYSRARPWREMTREPLRERKNQQESITATETDISDKPSAFVRISLQEALELHRPEFVSRSRERMKRLGLLVEERRFQAVFNRESKELFNCPAPSRPCRPAAPVPRKRVVPRKEMVQRSKDWLGRKSHSQRIDRTDRLRRKYTQLPDVQKRREEERRRGEYHSYRLNAQLFNKKVTSRVLGKRAP, from the exons ATGGACACTGTTGCCATAGATGAGGAGTATAAAGATGAGAAAGACAATTTTGTCCCCTTACACATGGAGGCAGACTACAGTACAGATGATGTGCATCTTCACAGCAGCACCCTGCAGGAGCCCAAGTTTCCACTAGAACCACACCATTTAccttctcagccaatcagaaagtCCTACAGGGGGAACAAGAAAGAGCAGGACAGAACACCTCATAATGTTAGCATAGAGATTAGCAGTTCTTTGGACCAGCTGTGGCGTCGCTTCAGTGAAAAATGGAGCATGGAGAAGACACGACCAACTAATGAGGGAGAGACGTCTCTGCTTGATAGACTAGAACGTCTGTCTTGTCTCATTCACAATACCACTCCAAAAGACCAAACTATACAACAAGCAGACAGAAGGAAAGGAGAGTATTACAGGATGAGCAGTCGAGAGGAttggaccacagaggaaggagagcAGTTAGAAGTGGCTCCTCAGAAAGCTTGGTCTGAGCATGAAGAGAGCCAGGAGAGAGCACATCACTGTCCTGCCGAGAGAGATGAGTCTGCGAGTGTGGAGACAAGCAGTAGTCTGTCAACCATTGACACAGAGCGGCTGCTGCCAGCTTTTGGACCTCACCGGGTCTCCAGTAAAGGACAGAAAAGCAGTGACAGCTTGCTCAGACTTTACAACACCATCAATATGCAGAAAACTGGCCCAAGGACAACCAGTACTAAACATGCTGCCATCTCTGTTGCTACCAATGATGTGAGCACAGATGACTCCACA GTCTCTGCTGATTCTTTATCATCTTCAAGCACTTTTTCCCATCATTCTCAAAGAGGTATCTCTTTGAGAAACCTCAATtccaaaaggtcaaaggtcaaactgTTCAGCAAAGGTGTACAGGCAG GTGATTTGGAAATTGTTATAAATGGCACCCGCAGACACACTCGGGATGTAGGCACCATCTTTCCCTCACCAGGTGCTTTCAAAAATGTCCCTTTAACAAACACATTTGGCAGAGGTTTTCAGAGTGGCTTTCCCATCCCCACTGCTTCCACATCTACACCCACCCAAACCCAGAGTGCTCTGAAGAAAGACACCAGCAACAAGAGCATCAAAACCCGTTACCCTAACG GTGTATCATGGTTTGTCTCAGCTGATGAGCTTAGGTGTGATGGTCGCAAGGAAAACCAGCTACAGAGTGAATCAGCACCTTGTCCAAGCCAAGCCTGGTTTGAGCCTTACAGTAGAGCCAGACCCTGGAGAGAAATGACAAGAGAACCtctaagagagagaaagaaccaGCAAGAGTCCATAACAGCTACGGAGACAGATATCAGTGACAAACCCTCAGCTTTTGTTCGAATTTCGCTACAG GAAGCTCTGGAGCTCCATAGGCCGGAGTTCGTATCTCGTTCACGGGAGCGGATGAAGCGTCTGGGGTTACTGGTTGAAGAGAGGAGGTTCCAGGCGGTCTTCAACAGAGAGAGTAAAGAGCTCTTCAATTGCCCCGCACCTTCACGTCCATGCAGACCAG CAGCTCCAGTACCTCGTAAACGAGTCGTTCCAAGAAAAGAGATGGTCCAAAGATCTAAAGA TTGGCTAGGGAGGAAATCACACAGTCAGAGAATagacaggacagacagactcaggag GAAATACACTCAACTTCCTGATGTCCAGAAGAGAAGGGAGGAGGAAAGGAGACGGGGAGAGTACCATTCCTACCGTCTCAACGCTCAACTCTTTAACAAG aaagtcACCAGTCGTGTGTTGGGAAAGAGAGCACCCTAG
- the LOC132110851 gene encoding centrosome-associated protein ALMS1-like isoform X6: protein MDTVAIDEEYKDEKDNFVPLHMEADYSTDDVHLHSSTLQEPKFPLEPHHLPSQPIRKSYRGNKKEQDRTPHNVSIEISSSLDQLWRRFSEKWSMEKTRPTNEGETSLLDRLERLSCLIHNTTPKDQTIQQADRRKGEYYRMSSREDWTTEEGEQLEVAPQKAWSEHEESQERAHHCPAERDESASVETSSSLSTIDTERLLPAFGPHRVSSKGQKSSDSLLRLYNTINMQKTGPRTTSTKHAAISVATNDVSTDDSTVSADSLSSSSTFSHHSQRGISLRNLNSKRSKVKLFSKGVQAGDLEIVINGTRRHTRDVGTIFPSPGAFKNVPLTNTFGRGFQSGFPIPTASTSTPTQTQSALKKDTSNKSIKTRYPNGVSWFVSADELRCDGRKENQLQSESAPCPSQAWFEPYSRARPWREMTREPLRERKNQQESITATETDISDKPSAFVRISLQEALELHRPEFVSRSRERMKRLGLLVEERRFQAVFNRESKELFNCPAPSRPCRPAAPVPRKRVVPRKEMVQRSKEKYTQLPDVQKRREEERRRGEYHSYRLNAQLFNKKVTSRVLGKRAP from the exons ATGGACACTGTTGCCATAGATGAGGAGTATAAAGATGAGAAAGACAATTTTGTCCCCTTACACATGGAGGCAGACTACAGTACAGATGATGTGCATCTTCACAGCAGCACCCTGCAGGAGCCCAAGTTTCCACTAGAACCACACCATTTAccttctcagccaatcagaaagtCCTACAGGGGGAACAAGAAAGAGCAGGACAGAACACCTCATAATGTTAGCATAGAGATTAGCAGTTCTTTGGACCAGCTGTGGCGTCGCTTCAGTGAAAAATGGAGCATGGAGAAGACACGACCAACTAATGAGGGAGAGACGTCTCTGCTTGATAGACTAGAACGTCTGTCTTGTCTCATTCACAATACCACTCCAAAAGACCAAACTATACAACAAGCAGACAGAAGGAAAGGAGAGTATTACAGGATGAGCAGTCGAGAGGAttggaccacagaggaaggagagcAGTTAGAAGTGGCTCCTCAGAAAGCTTGGTCTGAGCATGAAGAGAGCCAGGAGAGAGCACATCACTGTCCTGCCGAGAGAGATGAGTCTGCGAGTGTGGAGACAAGCAGTAGTCTGTCAACCATTGACACAGAGCGGCTGCTGCCAGCTTTTGGACCTCACCGGGTCTCCAGTAAAGGACAGAAAAGCAGTGACAGCTTGCTCAGACTTTACAACACCATCAATATGCAGAAAACTGGCCCAAGGACAACCAGTACTAAACATGCTGCCATCTCTGTTGCTACCAATGATGTGAGCACAGATGACTCCACA GTCTCTGCTGATTCTTTATCATCTTCAAGCACTTTTTCCCATCATTCTCAAAGAGGTATCTCTTTGAGAAACCTCAATtccaaaaggtcaaaggtcaaactgTTCAGCAAAGGTGTACAGGCAG GTGATTTGGAAATTGTTATAAATGGCACCCGCAGACACACTCGGGATGTAGGCACCATCTTTCCCTCACCAGGTGCTTTCAAAAATGTCCCTTTAACAAACACATTTGGCAGAGGTTTTCAGAGTGGCTTTCCCATCCCCACTGCTTCCACATCTACACCCACCCAAACCCAGAGTGCTCTGAAGAAAGACACCAGCAACAAGAGCATCAAAACCCGTTACCCTAACG GTGTATCATGGTTTGTCTCAGCTGATGAGCTTAGGTGTGATGGTCGCAAGGAAAACCAGCTACAGAGTGAATCAGCACCTTGTCCAAGCCAAGCCTGGTTTGAGCCTTACAGTAGAGCCAGACCCTGGAGAGAAATGACAAGAGAACCtctaagagagagaaagaaccaGCAAGAGTCCATAACAGCTACGGAGACAGATATCAGTGACAAACCCTCAGCTTTTGTTCGAATTTCGCTACAG GAAGCTCTGGAGCTCCATAGGCCGGAGTTCGTATCTCGTTCACGGGAGCGGATGAAGCGTCTGGGGTTACTGGTTGAAGAGAGGAGGTTCCAGGCGGTCTTCAACAGAGAGAGTAAAGAGCTCTTCAATTGCCCCGCACCTTCACGTCCATGCAGACCAG CAGCTCCAGTACCTCGTAAACGAGTCGTTCCAAGAAAAGAGATGGTCCAAAGATCTAAAGA GAAATACACTCAACTTCCTGATGTCCAGAAGAGAAGGGAGGAGGAAAGGAGACGGGGAGAGTACCATTCCTACCGTCTCAACGCTCAACTCTTTAACAAG aaagtcACCAGTCGTGTGTTGGGAAAGAGAGCACCCTAG
- the LOC132110851 gene encoding centrosome-associated protein ALMS1-like isoform X4, giving the protein MDTVAIDEEYKDEKDNFVPLHMEADYSTDDVHLHSSTLQEPKFPLEPHHLPSQPIRKSYRGNKKEQDRTPHNVSIEISSSLDQLWRRFSEKWSMEKTRPTNEGETSLLDRLERLSCLIHNTTPKDQTIQQADRRKGEYYRMSSREDWTTEEGEQLEVAPQKAWSEHEESQERAHHCPAERDESASVETSSSLSTIDTERLLPAFGPHRVSSKGQKSSDSLLRLYNTINMQKTGPRTTSTKHAAISVATNDVSTDDSTVSADSLSSSSTFSHHSQRGISLRNLNSKRSKVKLFSKGVQAGDLEIVINGTRRHTRDVGTIFPSPGAFKNVPLTNTFGRGFQSGFPIPTASTSTPTQTQSALKKDTSNKSIKTRYPNGVSWFVSADELRCDGRKENQLQSESAPCPSQAWFEPYSRARPWREMTREPLRERKNQQESITATETDISDKPSAFVRISLQEALELHRPEFVSRSRERMKRLGLLVEERRFQAVFNRESKELFNCPAPSRPCRPAPVPRKRVVPRKEMVQRSKDWLGRKSHSQRIDRTDRLRRKYTQLPDVQKRREEERRRGEYHSYRLNAQLFNKKVTSRVLGKRAP; this is encoded by the exons ATGGACACTGTTGCCATAGATGAGGAGTATAAAGATGAGAAAGACAATTTTGTCCCCTTACACATGGAGGCAGACTACAGTACAGATGATGTGCATCTTCACAGCAGCACCCTGCAGGAGCCCAAGTTTCCACTAGAACCACACCATTTAccttctcagccaatcagaaagtCCTACAGGGGGAACAAGAAAGAGCAGGACAGAACACCTCATAATGTTAGCATAGAGATTAGCAGTTCTTTGGACCAGCTGTGGCGTCGCTTCAGTGAAAAATGGAGCATGGAGAAGACACGACCAACTAATGAGGGAGAGACGTCTCTGCTTGATAGACTAGAACGTCTGTCTTGTCTCATTCACAATACCACTCCAAAAGACCAAACTATACAACAAGCAGACAGAAGGAAAGGAGAGTATTACAGGATGAGCAGTCGAGAGGAttggaccacagaggaaggagagcAGTTAGAAGTGGCTCCTCAGAAAGCTTGGTCTGAGCATGAAGAGAGCCAGGAGAGAGCACATCACTGTCCTGCCGAGAGAGATGAGTCTGCGAGTGTGGAGACAAGCAGTAGTCTGTCAACCATTGACACAGAGCGGCTGCTGCCAGCTTTTGGACCTCACCGGGTCTCCAGTAAAGGACAGAAAAGCAGTGACAGCTTGCTCAGACTTTACAACACCATCAATATGCAGAAAACTGGCCCAAGGACAACCAGTACTAAACATGCTGCCATCTCTGTTGCTACCAATGATGTGAGCACAGATGACTCCACA GTCTCTGCTGATTCTTTATCATCTTCAAGCACTTTTTCCCATCATTCTCAAAGAGGTATCTCTTTGAGAAACCTCAATtccaaaaggtcaaaggtcaaactgTTCAGCAAAGGTGTACAGGCAG GTGATTTGGAAATTGTTATAAATGGCACCCGCAGACACACTCGGGATGTAGGCACCATCTTTCCCTCACCAGGTGCTTTCAAAAATGTCCCTTTAACAAACACATTTGGCAGAGGTTTTCAGAGTGGCTTTCCCATCCCCACTGCTTCCACATCTACACCCACCCAAACCCAGAGTGCTCTGAAGAAAGACACCAGCAACAAGAGCATCAAAACCCGTTACCCTAACG GTGTATCATGGTTTGTCTCAGCTGATGAGCTTAGGTGTGATGGTCGCAAGGAAAACCAGCTACAGAGTGAATCAGCACCTTGTCCAAGCCAAGCCTGGTTTGAGCCTTACAGTAGAGCCAGACCCTGGAGAGAAATGACAAGAGAACCtctaagagagagaaagaaccaGCAAGAGTCCATAACAGCTACGGAGACAGATATCAGTGACAAACCCTCAGCTTTTGTTCGAATTTCGCTACAG GAAGCTCTGGAGCTCCATAGGCCGGAGTTCGTATCTCGTTCACGGGAGCGGATGAAGCGTCTGGGGTTACTGGTTGAAGAGAGGAGGTTCCAGGCGGTCTTCAACAGAGAGAGTAAAGAGCTCTTCAATTGCCCCGCACCTTCACGTCCATGCAGACCAG CTCCAGTACCTCGTAAACGAGTCGTTCCAAGAAAAGAGATGGTCCAAAGATCTAAAGA TTGGCTAGGGAGGAAATCACACAGTCAGAGAATagacaggacagacagactcaggag GAAATACACTCAACTTCCTGATGTCCAGAAGAGAAGGGAGGAGGAAAGGAGACGGGGAGAGTACCATTCCTACCGTCTCAACGCTCAACTCTTTAACAAG aaagtcACCAGTCGTGTGTTGGGAAAGAGAGCACCCTAG
- the LOC132110851 gene encoding centrosome-associated protein ALMS1-like isoform X7 encodes MDTVAIDEEYKDEKDNFVPLHMEADYSTDDVHLHSSTLQEPKFPLEPHHLPSQPIRKSYRGNKKEQDRTPHNVSIEISSSLDQLWRRFSEKWSMEKTRPTNEGETSLLDRLERLSCLIHNTTPKDQTIQQADRRKGEYYRMSSREDWTTEEGEQLEVAPQKAWSEHEESQERAHHCPAERDESASVETSSSLSTIDTERLLPAFGPHRVSSKGQKSSDSLLRLYNTINMQKTGPRTTSTKHAAISVATNDVSTDDSTVSADSLSSSSTFSHHSQRGISLRNLNSKRSKVKLFSKGVQAGDLEIVINGTRRHTRDVGTIFPSPGAFKNVPLTNTFGRGFQSGFPIPTASTSTPTQTQSALKKDTSNKSIKTRYPNGVSWFVSADELRCDGRKENQLQSESAPCPSQAWFEPYSRARPWREMTREPLRERKNQQESITATETDISDKPSAFVRISLQEALELHRPEFVSRSRERMKRLGLLVEERRFQAVFNRESKELFNCPAPSRPCRPAPVPRKRVVPRKEMVQRSKEKYTQLPDVQKRREEERRRGEYHSYRLNAQLFNKKVTSRVLGKRAP; translated from the exons ATGGACACTGTTGCCATAGATGAGGAGTATAAAGATGAGAAAGACAATTTTGTCCCCTTACACATGGAGGCAGACTACAGTACAGATGATGTGCATCTTCACAGCAGCACCCTGCAGGAGCCCAAGTTTCCACTAGAACCACACCATTTAccttctcagccaatcagaaagtCCTACAGGGGGAACAAGAAAGAGCAGGACAGAACACCTCATAATGTTAGCATAGAGATTAGCAGTTCTTTGGACCAGCTGTGGCGTCGCTTCAGTGAAAAATGGAGCATGGAGAAGACACGACCAACTAATGAGGGAGAGACGTCTCTGCTTGATAGACTAGAACGTCTGTCTTGTCTCATTCACAATACCACTCCAAAAGACCAAACTATACAACAAGCAGACAGAAGGAAAGGAGAGTATTACAGGATGAGCAGTCGAGAGGAttggaccacagaggaaggagagcAGTTAGAAGTGGCTCCTCAGAAAGCTTGGTCTGAGCATGAAGAGAGCCAGGAGAGAGCACATCACTGTCCTGCCGAGAGAGATGAGTCTGCGAGTGTGGAGACAAGCAGTAGTCTGTCAACCATTGACACAGAGCGGCTGCTGCCAGCTTTTGGACCTCACCGGGTCTCCAGTAAAGGACAGAAAAGCAGTGACAGCTTGCTCAGACTTTACAACACCATCAATATGCAGAAAACTGGCCCAAGGACAACCAGTACTAAACATGCTGCCATCTCTGTTGCTACCAATGATGTGAGCACAGATGACTCCACA GTCTCTGCTGATTCTTTATCATCTTCAAGCACTTTTTCCCATCATTCTCAAAGAGGTATCTCTTTGAGAAACCTCAATtccaaaaggtcaaaggtcaaactgTTCAGCAAAGGTGTACAGGCAG GTGATTTGGAAATTGTTATAAATGGCACCCGCAGACACACTCGGGATGTAGGCACCATCTTTCCCTCACCAGGTGCTTTCAAAAATGTCCCTTTAACAAACACATTTGGCAGAGGTTTTCAGAGTGGCTTTCCCATCCCCACTGCTTCCACATCTACACCCACCCAAACCCAGAGTGCTCTGAAGAAAGACACCAGCAACAAGAGCATCAAAACCCGTTACCCTAACG GTGTATCATGGTTTGTCTCAGCTGATGAGCTTAGGTGTGATGGTCGCAAGGAAAACCAGCTACAGAGTGAATCAGCACCTTGTCCAAGCCAAGCCTGGTTTGAGCCTTACAGTAGAGCCAGACCCTGGAGAGAAATGACAAGAGAACCtctaagagagagaaagaaccaGCAAGAGTCCATAACAGCTACGGAGACAGATATCAGTGACAAACCCTCAGCTTTTGTTCGAATTTCGCTACAG GAAGCTCTGGAGCTCCATAGGCCGGAGTTCGTATCTCGTTCACGGGAGCGGATGAAGCGTCTGGGGTTACTGGTTGAAGAGAGGAGGTTCCAGGCGGTCTTCAACAGAGAGAGTAAAGAGCTCTTCAATTGCCCCGCACCTTCACGTCCATGCAGACCAG CTCCAGTACCTCGTAAACGAGTCGTTCCAAGAAAAGAGATGGTCCAAAGATCTAAAGA GAAATACACTCAACTTCCTGATGTCCAGAAGAGAAGGGAGGAGGAAAGGAGACGGGGAGAGTACCATTCCTACCGTCTCAACGCTCAACTCTTTAACAAG aaagtcACCAGTCGTGTGTTGGGAAAGAGAGCACCCTAG
- the LOC132110851 gene encoding centrosome-associated protein ALMS1-like isoform X5, whose translation MDTVAIDEEYKDEKDNFVPLHMEADYSTDDVHLHSSTLQEPKFPLEPHHLPSQPIRKSYRGNKKEQDRTPHNVSIEISSSLDQLWRRFSEKWSMEKTRPTNEGETSLLDRLERLSCLIHNTTPKDQTIQQADRRKGEYYRMSSREDWTTEEGEQLEVAPQKAWSEHEESQERAHHCPAERDESASVETSSSLSTIDTERLLPAFGPHRVSSKGQKSSDSLLRLYNTINMQKTGPRTTSTKHAAISVATNDVSTDDSTVSADSLSSSSTFSHHSQRGISLRNLNSKRSKVKLFSKGVQAGDLEIVINGTRRHTRDVGTIFPSPGAFKNVPLTNTFGRGFQSGFPIPTASTSTPTQTQSALKKDTSNKSIKTRYPNADELRCDGRKENQLQSESAPCPSQAWFEPYSRARPWREMTREPLRERKNQQESITATETDISDKPSAFVRISLQEALELHRPEFVSRSRERMKRLGLLVEERRFQAVFNRESKELFNCPAPSRPCRPAAPVPRKRVVPRKEMVQRSKDWLGRKSHSQRIDRTDRLRRKYTQLPDVQKRREEERRRGEYHSYRLNAQLFNKKVTSRVLGKRAP comes from the exons ATGGACACTGTTGCCATAGATGAGGAGTATAAAGATGAGAAAGACAATTTTGTCCCCTTACACATGGAGGCAGACTACAGTACAGATGATGTGCATCTTCACAGCAGCACCCTGCAGGAGCCCAAGTTTCCACTAGAACCACACCATTTAccttctcagccaatcagaaagtCCTACAGGGGGAACAAGAAAGAGCAGGACAGAACACCTCATAATGTTAGCATAGAGATTAGCAGTTCTTTGGACCAGCTGTGGCGTCGCTTCAGTGAAAAATGGAGCATGGAGAAGACACGACCAACTAATGAGGGAGAGACGTCTCTGCTTGATAGACTAGAACGTCTGTCTTGTCTCATTCACAATACCACTCCAAAAGACCAAACTATACAACAAGCAGACAGAAGGAAAGGAGAGTATTACAGGATGAGCAGTCGAGAGGAttggaccacagaggaaggagagcAGTTAGAAGTGGCTCCTCAGAAAGCTTGGTCTGAGCATGAAGAGAGCCAGGAGAGAGCACATCACTGTCCTGCCGAGAGAGATGAGTCTGCGAGTGTGGAGACAAGCAGTAGTCTGTCAACCATTGACACAGAGCGGCTGCTGCCAGCTTTTGGACCTCACCGGGTCTCCAGTAAAGGACAGAAAAGCAGTGACAGCTTGCTCAGACTTTACAACACCATCAATATGCAGAAAACTGGCCCAAGGACAACCAGTACTAAACATGCTGCCATCTCTGTTGCTACCAATGATGTGAGCACAGATGACTCCACA GTCTCTGCTGATTCTTTATCATCTTCAAGCACTTTTTCCCATCATTCTCAAAGAGGTATCTCTTTGAGAAACCTCAATtccaaaaggtcaaaggtcaaactgTTCAGCAAAGGTGTACAGGCAG GTGATTTGGAAATTGTTATAAATGGCACCCGCAGACACACTCGGGATGTAGGCACCATCTTTCCCTCACCAGGTGCTTTCAAAAATGTCCCTTTAACAAACACATTTGGCAGAGGTTTTCAGAGTGGCTTTCCCATCCCCACTGCTTCCACATCTACACCCACCCAAACCCAGAGTGCTCTGAAGAAAGACACCAGCAACAAGAGCATCAAAACCCGTTACCCTAACG CTGATGAGCTTAGGTGTGATGGTCGCAAGGAAAACCAGCTACAGAGTGAATCAGCACCTTGTCCAAGCCAAGCCTGGTTTGAGCCTTACAGTAGAGCCAGACCCTGGAGAGAAATGACAAGAGAACCtctaagagagagaaagaaccaGCAAGAGTCCATAACAGCTACGGAGACAGATATCAGTGACAAACCCTCAGCTTTTGTTCGAATTTCGCTACAG GAAGCTCTGGAGCTCCATAGGCCGGAGTTCGTATCTCGTTCACGGGAGCGGATGAAGCGTCTGGGGTTACTGGTTGAAGAGAGGAGGTTCCAGGCGGTCTTCAACAGAGAGAGTAAAGAGCTCTTCAATTGCCCCGCACCTTCACGTCCATGCAGACCAG CAGCTCCAGTACCTCGTAAACGAGTCGTTCCAAGAAAAGAGATGGTCCAAAGATCTAAAGA TTGGCTAGGGAGGAAATCACACAGTCAGAGAATagacaggacagacagactcaggag GAAATACACTCAACTTCCTGATGTCCAGAAGAGAAGGGAGGAGGAAAGGAGACGGGGAGAGTACCATTCCTACCGTCTCAACGCTCAACTCTTTAACAAG aaagtcACCAGTCGTGTGTTGGGAAAGAGAGCACCCTAG